From the Paraflavitalea soli genome, the window AAGTATGATGGGTACGTATTCAACTCGAAGTTCAACGAACGTGACTTTGGGGGCTATATTGGTTTGAACAAACAATGGGGGTTCAGCCACCTGTATGTAAGCAACTTTGACCAGCGGGTAGGGCTGGTTGAAGGCGACCGGGATGATGTGACGGGGCAGTTCCTGAAACCTATTGATAACAATGGTACGGCGGAAGAAGCGATCGCCAGCGGAAAGGATTTCACTTCTACTGATCCTTCTATTCCCCGGCAGCGGATACAACATTTTAAAGTAGCTACGGACAACAGTTTTAATATTGGTCAGGACCGGTTAACGGTGCTGGTAGGTTATCAGCGCAACCAGCGGCAGGAGTTTGGCAATATACTGGACCCCGGGGAAAAGGAATTGTACTTTGACCTCAATACGGTGAACTATAATGTTCAATACCACTTTGCCGAGAAAAAAGACTGGAAGACAACGATCGGGGTGAATGGTATGCAGCAAAGCAATAAGAATAAAGGCGCCGAAGTGTTGATACCGGAGTATTCCCTGTTTGATATCGGAGGTTTTGTGTACACGCAAAAGAGGATCAATAAACTGACCCTGAGCGGTGGGGTGCGTTTTGATAACCGCTCTATTGATTCCAAAGAGCTGGAAGATGGTGGAGATATTAAGTTCCAGGGATTTACAAAAAGCTTCTCCAATGTATCGGGAAGCGTGGGGCTGAGTTATGAGGCCAGCAAAGCAGTTACTTTCAAACTCAATGTGGCACGTGGTTTCCGGGCGCCCAGTATTCCTGAGCTGGCCAGTAACGGGGCGCATGAAGGAACGAACCGTTATGAGTATGGTGAGCAGGACCTGAAGTCGGAGACGAGCTTCCAGGTAGATGGAGGTATAGAGGTGAATACAGAGCACATATCGCTGGCGGCTAACGTATTTTATAATGCCGTAAGCAATTTCATTTATTACCGTAAGCTGCAGGGCGCCAATGGCGGCGACTCGATCCTGGTAGATGGTTCGGATGAATTCTTTGCTTTCCGGTTTGACCAGCACAATGCCCGTTTGTATGGAGCAGAGATAAACCTGGATATTCACCCGCATCCATTGGACTGGCTGCATATTGAAAACTCGTTTTCCATTGTGCGGGGCACGTTGAGCGAGGAGCAGGATGGCAGCAAGAACCTGCCTTTCATTCCTGCGGCCCGGTTGATCAATGATGTAAAGGCAGAGTTTGGCGCCAAAGGAAAAGTGATCCGCCATTTATATGTAAAGGCCGAACTGGATAATACTTTTGCGCAGAATGATCCTTTTACAGGTTATAATACAGAGACTAAAACATCGGGTTACAGCCTGTTGAATGCCGGGCTGGGCGGGGATATCGTCAGTAAGGGAAAAACTTTGTTCAGCTTGTACATAGCGGCTAACAATATCGGCGATGTGGCTTACCAGAACCATTTGAGCCGGTTAAAATATACCGCTGTGAACAATGTAACGGGGAGGACAGGGGTCTACAATATGGGCAGGAACTTCAGTATTAAGCTGAATGTACCGTTATCTTTTAACCTGTAAGCCCGGATACATAATAATATTAAAACAGGAACGTTATAATAGGGTATTTACTAACCCGTTTTTATAAAATTGCAGGCCCTTCGCTTCGGCAGAGGGCCTGCTTCTTTGTATGGTACCAGGTGATCAACAACACCGTATGGAGGGAGGTAGCAATACAGCACCAATAAAAGTACCGGAATTCCGTATCGGCCTGGTAGATAAAAAATTGAGGAAGGAGGTAGAGCAGGGAAGAGAGGGCCAGACAAATGCCTGCCTTTTTAAAAATGCTGAAAGGCAGGCGGAGGCTGATGAGGAGTTGCAGGAACGGCAGCAAAAGCCAAAACCAGGGCTTCATGTAGGGCATGTGTTGGTTGGCCTGGATAATGCCGGACACTACATTACGCACCGGGTTATGTTTGAGTGCAAAGCCAAATTGGTTGGTATAGATGTAGGGGTAGTAATAATAGAAAGTAGTATCAGGTCTTTGTTTTACCTGCAGGAAGTACAGGAATCCATCAAAGCGATTCTCCAGATAGGTGAAGGTGTTTTCATGAATACTCTTTTTCCATTCTTTGATGAGCTGCTTCCTGGTTTGCTCATTGAGGGGCGGGAAGATCTGTTTGTTATCGCCGTTCCACCAGATATTATCCAGGGTAGCCGTGGTGAAATGGGATCTAATGTAATTGCTGTCAAAGCCGGGATGCCGGGTGATAAAGTCCGGGAAGTAAGACCTGCCCGTGGCCACATAGATCCCGGCCATATCATGCGCCATCAGTTTATATTCAGCATAGGCTTTATGGGGTCTCAGGATAAACTTGTTAAAGGAAAGATTGGCCATCAGCAAGCCTGTTAATACCAGCGACAGCAAGCCGACCTTCCGGGTGATCGTGCCTGAATAAACATCCTCTACCCAAAGGTAATAGAGTGTAATAGCGCCTGGCAGGGCATTGATACGCACCATAGTGCCATAGGTAAGGAGCAAAAAGGTAAGGACGGCTTCCCAGGCACTCATTTTCCGGTTGTAATAAATAGCCCGGAGCATGATCGTTACGGCCAATAGCCAGCACAAGGCCATTTGCGCATCTTTTACGATCAATCCTGCAAAGTTCTGTACATAGGGTGCGCCGACGAATACAAATACCAGGCTAAGGAAGGGCAGGAGGCGTTTGCACCAGGTACTGGCTATGATATAAAAGCTGGACCATAAGAGGATCAACTGGAAGACCAACATTACCTGCGGTCCCTTATGGATGAGGTTGAGCAGGCTCCAAAAGCCAGCCATAATGGGTGGATGCCAGTCGGTA encodes:
- a CDS encoding TonB-dependent receptor, translated to MKQLSIYLVLLVAASLRTQAQSTSLHTTPTDKNIVLNVSFTGKVTDAKTGEVLAGASIQFPDLKVGSTTNQQGVYRLQNIPSGKYLVEVSFTGYASIVESIVLNGNTERDFALSRSYAENEAVTVTGVSSATSVKRTPVPVNILKKEELMRGVSTNLIDALSKTPGVTQISTGPAISKPSIRGLGYNRVVVVNDGIRQEGQQWGDEHGIEIDEYNVTKAEILKGPASLMYGSDALAGVVNFISILPAPEGTVKGNVFGTYQTNNRQRGMHADIGGNQHGFIWGAYGSYKAAADYKNKYDGYVFNSKFNERDFGGYIGLNKQWGFSHLYVSNFDQRVGLVEGDRDDVTGQFLKPIDNNGTAEEAIASGKDFTSTDPSIPRQRIQHFKVATDNSFNIGQDRLTVLVGYQRNQRQEFGNILDPGEKELYFDLNTVNYNVQYHFAEKKDWKTTIGVNGMQQSNKNKGAEVLIPEYSLFDIGGFVYTQKRINKLTLSGGVRFDNRSIDSKELEDGGDIKFQGFTKSFSNVSGSVGLSYEASKAVTFKLNVARGFRAPSIPELASNGAHEGTNRYEYGEQDLKSETSFQVDGGIEVNTEHISLAANVFYNAVSNFIYYRKLQGANGGDSILVDGSDEFFAFRFDQHNARLYGAEINLDIHPHPLDWLHIENSFSIVRGTLSEEQDGSKNLPFIPAARLINDVKAEFGAKGKVIRHLYVKAELDNTFAQNDPFTGYNTETKTSGYSLLNAGLGGDIVSKGKTLFSLYIAANNIGDVAYQNHLSRLKYTAVNNVTGRTGVYNMGRNFSIKLNVPLSFNL